Proteins encoded by one window of Onychomys torridus unplaced genomic scaffold, mOncTor1.1, whole genome shotgun sequence:
- the LOC118576497 gene encoding hereditary hemochromatosis protein homolog, whose protein sequence is SWPNCCCCALFGVGCPVKGSRKLEFRAQGYIDNELFLRYDGERTRTEPCGPRIKGQGGAEMWTRETEDIQEKEEQLRRMLSDVMTQKGQHGGIHTLQETFGCETQGNNTGGFWRLGYDGQDFLSFDQKSQTWKVSVPSAHSSKTFWERHGPSMEQVKTFLNDICPDRLQRYSIYLGNQLMDTGPPQVTISRRPYPVGRITLTCWAFNLYPHEATLAWLRDGKPVQQHTFGPGTILPSGDGTHQTWVSIWVLPGQEPHFTCRLRYHSKTIDVPTALGPQAWKTGGTTSSASALVASAFPAMLVFLARA, encoded by the exons TCCTGGCCCAACTGCTGCTGCTGTGCCCTTTTTGGGGTTGGGTGTCCTGTGAAG GGCTCAAGGAAGTTGGAATTCAGGGCCCAGGGATACATTGACAATGAGCTCTTCCTGCGCTATGATGGTGAGAGGACAAGAACAGAGCCCTGCGGGCCGAGGATCAAGGGACAAGGAGGAGCTGAGATGTGGACAAGAGAGACTGAGGACAttcaggagaaggaggagcaacTCAGGAGGATGCTGAGTGATGTCATGACCCAGAAGGGCCAGCATGGAG GCATTCACACCCTTCAGGAAACTTTTGGCTGTGAAACCCAAGGAAACAACACTGGAGGCTTCTGGCGCTTGGGCTATGATGGCCAAGACTTCCTCTCCTTTGACCAGAAGAGCCAAACATGGAAAGTGTCTGTGCCTTCAGCACATTCATCCAAGACATTCTGGGAGAGACATGGCCCCAGTATGGAACAAGTTAAGACTTTTCTGAATGACATATGTCCTGACCGTCTCCAGAGATATTCCATTTATTTGGGGAACCAATTGATGGATACAG GTCCCCCACAGGTGACAATCTCCAGAAGGCCATATCCAGTGGGCAGGATCACCCTGACATGCTGGGCTTTTAATCTGTATCCTCATGAGGCTACCTTGGCCTGGCTTAGGGATGGGAAGCCAGTACAGCAGCATACCTTTGGGCCTGGGACCATCCTGCCCAGCGGAGATGGGACCCACCAGACCTGGGTGTCTATTTGGGTTCTTCCTGGACAGGAACCACACTTCACCTGCCGCCTGAGATATCATAGCAAGACCATTGATGTCCCTACTGCCCTTG GACCTCAAGCCTGGAAAACCGGTGGAACCaccagctcagcttctgctcttgtGGCTTCTGCTTTTCCTGCCATGTTGGTATTTCTAGCCCGGGCCTAG
- the LOC118576511 gene encoding zinc-alpha-2-glycoprotein-like, with product MKTMLSLERGALVLIQLSLKYLFLEELLVTCAETHTLHYDLTIWSQEGSRTFEFRTQGYIDNELFLSYDGYRKTAELWGPRIKGQRGAEMWTRETEDMQEKEEQLRRMLSEVMTQKGQHGGIHTLQETFGCETQGNNTGGFWRLGYDGQDFLTFDQKIQTWKASVPSTHTSKTFWERHGPSMEQVKTFLNDICPNSLQRYSIYLENQLMDTGPPQVTVSRRQYPVGRITLTCWAFNLYPHEATLAWLQHGKPVQQHTFGPGTFLPSGDGTYQTWVSIWVLPGQEPHFTCRLRYHSKTIDVPTALGPQTRKTGGTTSSASALVASAFPAMLVFLARA from the exons aaaCCCATACTCTGCACTATGACCTCACAATCTGGTCTCAGGAGGGGTCAAGGACGTTCGAATTCAGGACCCAGGGATACATTGACAATGAGCTCTTCCTGAGCTATGATGGCTACAGGAAAACAGCAGAGCTTTGGGGGCCTAGAATCAAGGGACAAAGAGGAGCTGAGATGTGGACAAGAGAGACTGAGGACatgcaggagaaggaggagcaacTCAGGAGGATGCTGAGTGAGGTCATGACCCAGAAGGGCCAGCATGGAG GCATTCACACCCTTCAGGAAACTTTTGGCTGTGAAACCCAAGGAAACAACACTGGAGGCTTCTGGCGCTTGGGCTATGATGGCCAAGACTTCCTCACCTTTGACCAGAAGATCCAAACGTGGAAAGCATCTGTGCCTTCAACACACACATCCAAGACATTCTGGGAGAGGCATGGCCCCAGTATGGAACAAGTTAAGACTTTTCTGAATGACATATGTCCTAACAGTCTCCAGAGATATTCGATTTATTTAGAGAACCAATTGATGGATACAG GTCCCCCACAGGTGACAGTCTCCAGAAGACAATACCCAGTGGGCAGGATCACCCTGACATGCTGGGCTTTTAATCTGTATCCTCATGAGGCTACCTTGGCCTGGCTTCAGCATGGGAAGCCAGTACAGCAGCATACCTTTGGGCCTGGGACCTTCTTGCCCAGTGGGGATGGGACCTACCAGACCTGGGTGTCTATTTGGGTTCTTCCTGGACAGGAACCACACTTCACCTGCCGCCTGAGATATCATAGCAAGACCATTGATGTCCCTACTGCCCTTG GACCTCAAACCAGGAAAACCGGTGGAACCaccagctcagcttctgctcttgtGGCTTCTGCTTTTCCTGCCATGTTGGTATTTCTAGCCCGGGCCTAG